GATACTTATTAAAAAGTTTCAATATTTATAATAGATTACTAAAACTGAAACGTTACGGTTTTTTAGTGAGTATATAGTGTTGTTGCTTTCGATGCAAATCTGAGCATAAAAAAAGGAACTGTCCAAAAAGTTTTAACTTTTTGGACAGTTCAAATCTCGTGTAGTAATCATCCGCTTTAGGCGGTGCTTCTGCGGTGGTCAGAATAGGAACGAATGCTAAAATCGTCACATCGTGTGACAACGCATTCATGACCAGCTTCGTGCTGGCCTCCATCCTCGGCGCAAAGGGAAATGTCCTAGAAATACTTCTAGGACATTTCCCTTTGATACCAATACTAATCCACTTCTGTTGAGGATTTAATAATATTTCCGTTATACAATTGAACTTTTTCATAATCCTTTTTATCCACTTGTAATACGAATGTATGAGGCACACCTTCTGAATCACAATTTTCGCCTTTGGTATCAAGTAGTTGAACCGCTAAATAATTGTTATAGTCATAGGCGCCGTCTACCGCAATACCACAGCTATCTGAATATGTGACAATAAAAATAGCCATATATTTTTCAGTATCAATATCAAAGCCCTGTACATTAAAACGCGCCTTTAATTCCTCTAACTGTCCTGCCGTTTCTGCATAAGCTATATGTGGTACAAGCGATTCATAAACCGATGCAATTTTTTCTTCATATTTTACAATTTCAAATGGTACAGATTGATTTTCAGTAAACAACGGACCTCTGTCCTCTTTACCACCACAACCTGCTAATAATAACATCGCTAGTAATAATACATACTTTTTCATATAAATATTCCCTTCTGTTTGCTAACTCTATCCTCTGTGATTTTAGTCAATTTCCAATCGTTTATCAAATTTCTACTTATACATATTAAAATTTCCCTTTTCACTTAGCCACAAAGTCGAACATCTTAACAAAATGGATTGTAATTAATGCGCCTCTATACATATCTGACCTTATGAAGATTGTGTTAGACTTGGGAATTACAAGGCTATCCTTCGAGCGTTAGAATATTAAGAAAATTTTATATTTTTAAATACTTTTTTGAGATTTTTTGGTATTATATTTTTATTCAAATGACAGAGAGGTTAATATGGATGCCTTTAAATTATAGTAGTTATCAAGAAATCGATCCGTTTTATATGACTTTATTTGATCGTCTTTGGGAGCAATATTCTCCGGAGTTACCCCCACTTCCTACCGATATTCAAAATGAAAACAATACAAAAGCCGCGGTGTTCAATATATGGGTTAACTACTATCAGGTAAAAGAATACTTATTCATTAAATTTGAGAAAAATTTTTTACATGCATATGATGAACATTTTGCAAACCGCTTGAAAATTTCCACGCCAGACCAATTACAAACAATATTACAATCTTATCGCACCAAACACCATCATGCATTTTTATATTGCTATTTTCTAGTTTTACATGCATTTAATGAATTGACCATTTTTGTAAATCAACACGAAGAAATCAACCCTCCAATGCTGAAGAAATATAATTACTATTATTTAACCGATACAGATTATGAACCACACGACGAGGTATTTCGAATTATGAAGATTCTAACTTTCGAATTTCTACAAGTACATTTAACTGTACAAAAATGCGAAAGAATGCATTTTTTTGCTTACAACGATATACAACCGTATTTAAAAGGATGTTAGTAGGTTCTATTGCCTAATAGCAACTTTTTTATTGTAGAACTGTATAAATTACTTAATCATTAATAAGTTCCACTCTATCCCCAATTTCTTTTATGTTTAAAAAAGAAAAAAACAGCGAACACCCAATTTCGGGTGTTCGCATTATTCATTATTTCAATACTTTTCGTAAGTAATCAATTTCTATGTCTCTCACTTCATGCCCACTATCAACGAGTTTAAACGTTGTATTTGGGAAATGTTGTTCAAGTTGCTTACTTAATTTCATCGTATCTCCTGGAATCGCCAGTGTATCCATTGAACCAGCAGTGATATAAATTTGAACATTGCTTCCACCTTCAAACGTATAACCTAAATTAGCTGGATGCATTAGCACGATACAATCAGCAATTTCTGGCGCCTTTTCTAGAATACCTAAAATAAAGTTTGCCCCATTCGAATAGCCTAAAAATGTTATCTTCTCTGTATTCGTTGGTTTAATATGGTGCCAAGTCGTAAGGAATTCTTCAACACGCTCATTGAAATCAGTGCGTATGAGCTTTCCATTCTCTAAAGGGGAAAAAAAGCGTCTGCTTTCTCTTGAACCGACATTACCAATTAATGATAAGATATTAGCATTTGGCTCAATATCCCCTGCGATTTGTAATAGGCTAAATTCGTTGCCTCCCGTTCCATGAAAAAGTACAATCCATTCATTTAACGGACCATCTATGCTAAAATAATCCACAATTACATCTCTCCCTATATTATTTTTAAGGATGTGCGACAATTGACAAGTCCAATTATTCACCACGTTTCTGTCATTAACCGCGACAGTAAACAATCATTTGAGTTTTATCATAAATTACTTGGCATGGATTTTCTATTAAAAACTGTCAATCAAGACGATATGGAAATGTATCATTTGTTTTTCGGTGATACAACAGGGCGCCCTGGTACCGAATTTAGCGTATTTGAAATGAAAAATGGTCCGCAAAAAACTTATGGTACCAACGCATTAGAGCGTACAATTTTTGCGGTGCCAAGTGAAGAATCATTAATATTTTGGGAAGCTCGCCTAAATACGCACGGCGTGTTTAACTGCGAAATCGAAGAATATAATGGTAGCAAAATTTTACGTTTTGAAGATCATGACGGTGTGCTACTCGGACTTACCCCTGTCACGATGCGTGAAGATGAGCAATACTATCCCTATATAACTGCGGATATCCCAGTAGAGCATGCTATTTTTGGTATTCATTCGGTGCATTGCAGAGTGCGTTTTGCCAAGGCGACAGCCGTATCATTCGAAGAAATATTCGGCTTAAAACAAATTACAACGTTTGAAGAAAATGGCTATCACGTTACAGTGTTAGGCACAGATAATGTACTATTCGAACAACAGTTGCATTTGTATGAGGACCGTACTCGAAACTTAGAGCAAATGGGCATCGGTGCAATTCAACATATTGCACTCAATGCAAAAGATAATCATACTTTATTGGAAATTGAAGAATCAATTTTAGAAAAAAACTTTCACTATTCGGGTATTAAAAATCGTGAATTCTTTCAATCGCTTTATTACCGCGAACCAAATAATTTATTAATCGAAGTAGCAACAGAACAAACAAATTTCAAAAAGGCTGTAATGAAAACGGATCAATTAGATGATATCGAACTATACTTACCACCATTTTTAGAACAGCGCCGTAGTTTTATTGAAAGCACAATTCGTTAACGACTAAGAAAAAGGAGATTCCCTAAAATCGCGGGAAATCTCCTTTTTGTAATGTATGCAAAAAAATGTTCTGTAGCTTATTCGTATCAAGTACCGCATCAATCATCGCCTGCATATAACCGTCACGCTCTAATTTCACAAAATCCCAATTATAGCCCTTACTTTTCGCATACGCATGAATGAATAAGCGAATTGCGCGGCCATTTCCTTCACGAAACGGGTGAATGATGTTAAGCTCTGATTTGTAATATGCCAGACGTTGAGCTGCTATTTCGACAGTGGGCCAATCCCCTTCTTGCTCCAGCTCCGTGAAAAGTTTCTCACACATTGATAATATATATTGCATTTGGCAAAATCGCGTATCCCCTTTTATGAGTTGAACTTTACGAATTTCACCAGCAAATTGATAAATATCTTGAAATAAATAATGGTGCAGCGTCATCAGTGACGCTAAGTTAAAACTATCAATCGTATATTTACCGCACTCAATTTCTAAGCTACGCACGGTAAATGCAAATTGCTCGGCAAGTTCTAAATCATCGTAATTATCAATGCCCAGTAAATTTTGCTCGAGTAAATACGACTCATCTTCACCAAAATTATACTTTTTCACTATTCACCACTTCTTTAATCATTTCTGCTGTTAGTGATTTTCCTTCGTTAACAATTTCAATTGCTTGCAATGCGACTTCTTTATTGATTGGAAAATTTTCAAGCGTTAAGTTTTTTTCTACGCGCTTATAGGCGTCGCATTCCAAATGAATTTTAGACAAAAGAACCCCTCCACAAACTTGCTTTATCTTTTAATTATAAAGCTTTTTTACTGTGAAGTAAATTTTGATACAGCCTATAATCAAGCTCGAATGGTTGTGCTGCTTTGGGTTTGAAGTTTACTAGCTATAGAAATCGTATGAAAAAATCCTTCCGTCGTTTCACTGCACTTATCAAATTTTTATGCTCATTTCATTAAATTTGTTACTAATCTAGAAACTTTTAAGACGTTAATACGTATAACAATAAAACAAGTAAAAAAGGGGTTATTATTATGCTAAAAAAGATTCTTCAAAACCTTCTTGGGTCAAATAAAGGCTACCGCCACTATTCTTCTTCAAGTAGCCGTCGTCGCTATTCACATAAAGATAACTATCGCGGTCATCATTATTACAAACGTAAAAAACGTAGCTCACGTAGTTTCTTTAGTAGCTGGTCATGATTTTTTATTTTCTAGAAAATAAGTATCGAAAGCGTACAGAGCATTATATTCAACAATACACAGATTATGAGCTTATCACTATACTAGGCGAGGGATCGTACGGCGTTGCGTATTTATTACAACATCGTAAGTCAAAAGAGCAGGTCGTGTTAAAACGTCTAAAAGCTAATCAATTAAAACCTACATCCAAGCAACGATTTATTCAAGAAATGGCCCTGTTGCAAGAGCTCCAGCATCTGCCCGTTCCGAAATTCATTGCGAGTGGATTTATTGGAGATGCACCCTATTATTTAATGAGCTTTGTCGACGGCTATACATTTGAAAAGGCAATTTTCGAACAGCAACAAACCTATTCCATCGATGACACGATTTCAATAACAAAAGATCTTTTGTATTTTGTACAACAACTACACGAAAAAAACATTGTCCACCGTGATCTCCG
This portion of the Solibacillus daqui genome encodes:
- a CDS encoding Fe-S oxidoreductase; the encoded protein is MKKYVLLLAMLLLAGCGGKEDRGPLFTENQSVPFEIVKYEEKIASVYESLVPHIAYAETAGQLEELKARFNVQGFDIDTEKYMAIFIVTYSDSCGIAVDGAYDYNNYLAVQLLDTKGENCDSEGVPHTFVLQVDKKDYEKVQLYNGNIIKSSTEVD
- a CDS encoding alpha/beta hydrolase, with product MDYFSIDGPLNEWIVLFHGTGGNEFSLLQIAGDIEPNANILSLIGNVGSRESRRFFSPLENGKLIRTDFNERVEEFLTTWHHIKPTNTEKITFLGYSNGANFILGILEKAPEIADCIVLMHPANLGYTFEGGSNVQIYITAGSMDTLAIPGDTMKLSKQLEQHFPNTTFKLVDSGHEVRDIEIDYLRKVLK
- a CDS encoding VOC family protein, with amino-acid sequence MTSPIIHHVSVINRDSKQSFEFYHKLLGMDFLLKTVNQDDMEMYHLFFGDTTGRPGTEFSVFEMKNGPQKTYGTNALERTIFAVPSEESLIFWEARLNTHGVFNCEIEEYNGSKILRFEDHDGVLLGLTPVTMREDEQYYPYITADIPVEHAIFGIHSVHCRVRFAKATAVSFEEIFGLKQITTFEENGYHVTVLGTDNVLFEQQLHLYEDRTRNLEQMGIGAIQHIALNAKDNHTLLEIEESILEKNFHYSGIKNREFFQSLYYREPNNLLIEVATEQTNFKKAVMKTDQLDDIELYLPPFLEQRRSFIESTIR
- a CDS encoding Fic/DOC family protein, coding for MKKYNFGEDESYLLEQNLLGIDNYDDLELAEQFAFTVRSLEIECGKYTIDSFNLASLMTLHHYLFQDIYQFAGEIRKVQLIKGDTRFCQMQYILSMCEKLFTELEQEGDWPTVEIAAQRLAYYKSELNIIHPFREGNGRAIRLFIHAYAKSKGYNWDFVKLERDGYMQAMIDAVLDTNKLQNIFLHTLQKGDFPRF
- a CDS encoding serine/threonine protein kinase encodes the protein MIFYFLENKYRKRTEHYIQQYTDYELITILGEGSYGVAYLLQHRKSKEQVVLKRLKANQLKPTSKQRFIQEMALLQELQHLPVPKFIASGFIGDAPYYLMSFVDGYTFEKAIFEQQQTYSIDDTISITKDLLYFVQQLHEKNIVHRDLRIPNVLVADDGLHIIDFGLATNIDAYFNLHGEKNPKKAPHPLSDLYAVGHFMLFLLYSIYEPQAKKSTTWQQELQLPVALQHYIERLLTIKTPFQNASEALQALQQLRVYSEH